Proteins from a single region of Carassius gibelio isolate Cgi1373 ecotype wild population from Czech Republic chromosome A5, carGib1.2-hapl.c, whole genome shotgun sequence:
- the LOC128007837 gene encoding rabankyrin-5 — protein sequence MAEEEVQKLQKHLALLRQEYVKMQQKLVETERRCSVLAAQASLPGSTSQASDSFISRLLAIVADLYQQELYSDLKVKIGEQRLSAHKFVLAARSEIWSLANLSSTTELDLSDAKPEVAMAMLRWAYTDDLELSGDDGFLINLMKLANRFQLHLLRERCEKGVMSSVNVRNCIRFYQTAEELDATTLMNYCGEIIASHWDDLRKEDFSTMDAQLLYKMIKSKTEYPLHKAIKVEREDVVFLYLIEMDAQLPGKLNELDNNGDLALGLALSKKLESIATTLVNNKADVDMVDQSGWSLLHKAIQRGDEFASTFLIRHSAQVNAATVGAVETPLHLVCSFNPKKHSGEVMAGMAHIAEALLKAGANPNMQNSKGRTPLHEAVVSGNEPVFNQLLQCKQLDLELKDHEGSTALWLALQYITVASDPSVNPFDDEAPVVNGTSFDENSFAARLIQRGSNPDAPDANGNCLMQRAAITGSEAAAIFLATHGAKVNHTNKWGETPLHTACRCGLAGLTAELLQQGANPNLQTDSPLPDGVEKSQGVSLQSPLHLAIIHNHPDVVSVILEQKANTLHATNNLQIIPDFSLKDSMDQTVLGLALWTGMHTIAAQLLGSGAAINDTMSDGQTLLHMAIKRQDSKSALFLLEHQADINVRTQEGQTALQLAISNQLPLVVDAICTRGADMSVVDEKGDPPLWLALENGLEDIASTLVRHGCDATCWSSGPGGCHQTLLHRAIDENNEITACFLIRSGCDVNSPRRPGPNGEGDEEARDGQSPLHLAASWGLEEVAQCLLEFGATVNAQDSEGRAPIHVAISNQQNVIIQLLISHPEIRLNIRDRQGMTPFACAMTHKNNKAAEAILKREPGAAEQVDNKGRNFLHVAVQNSDIESVLFLISVQANVNSRVQDSAKLSPLHLAVQAGSEIIVRNLLLAGAKVNELTKHRQTALHLAAQQDLSTICSVLIENGVDFTAVDENGNNALHLAVMQGRLNNVRALLTESNIDAEAYNLRGQSPMHVLGQYGKENAAAIFELFLECMPEYPLDKPDNEGNTVLLLAYIKGNANLCRAIVRAGARLGVTNNQGINIFNYQVATKQLLFRLLDMLSKEPPWCDGSNCFECMTKFGVTTRKHHCRHCGRLLCHKCSIKEIPIIKFDLNKPVRVCDVCFDVLTLGGVS from the exons ATGGCGGAAG AGGAGGTGCAGAAATTGCAGAAGCACCTTGCTCTGCTGAGGCAGGAGTATGTGAAGATGCAGCAGAAGCTGGTGGAGACAGAGAGGCGCTGCTCCGTGTTGGCTGCCCAGGCCTCTCTCCCCGGTTCCACCTCCCAGGCCAGTGACTCCTTCATCAGCCGCCTGCTGGCCATCGTGGCTGACCTTTATCAGCAGGAGCTGTACAG TGATCTGAAGGTGAAGATTGGAGAGCAGAGGCTCAGTGCTCATAAATTTGTGCTGGCTGCTCGGAGTGAAATCTGGAGCTTGGCCAACCTGTCCTCCACCACAGAACTGGACCTCTCAG ATGCCAAGCCAGAGGTTGCCATGGCAATGCTGCGCTGGGCGTACACGGACGATCTGGAGTTGAGTGGAGACGATGGCTTCCTCATCAACCTGATGAAGCTGGCCAACCGCTTCCAGCTCCATCTTCTGCGAGAAAG ATGTGAGAAAGGAGTGATGTCATCAGTGAACGTGAGGAACTGTATCAGATTCTACCAGACCGCTGAAGAGCTGGACGCCACAACACTGATGAACTATTGTGGAGAAATCATTGCCAGTCACTGG GACGATCTTCGGAAAGAGGACTTCAGTACTATGGATGCTCAGCTGCTCTATAAGATGATCAAATCCAAGACCGAGTACCCCCTTCACAAAGCAATTAAAGTAGAACGAGAAGATGTGGTCTTCCTTTATCTGATAGAGATGGACGCCCAG TTACCTGGAAAGCTGAATGAGCTGGATAATAATGGAGACTTGGCGCTGGGTCTGGCTCTGTCCAAAAAGCTGGAGAGCATCGCCACCACACTGGTCAACAACAAAGCAGATGTAGACATGGTGGACCAGAGCGGCTGGAGTCTTCTACACAAGGCCATCCAGAGAG GAGATGAGTTTGCCTCCACTTTTCTGATCCGTCACTCCGCACAGGTGAACGCTGCCACAGTGGGGGCAGTGGAGACGCCTCTGCACCTGGTCTGCTCTTTCAACCCTAAAAAACACAGTGGTGAAGTTATGGCTGGCATGGCCCACATCGCTGAGGCTTTGCTTAAAGCTGGTGCCAACCCAAACATGCAAAACAGCAAAGGACG GACGCCACTACATGAGGCTGTGGTGTCAGGAAATGAGCCGGTCTTTAACCAGCTGCTGCAATGCAAACA GTTGGACCTGGAGCTGAAAGACCATGAAGGCAGCACTGCACTGTGGCTGGCTCTGCAGTACATCACTGTGGCCTCTGACCCCTCCGTCAACCCTTTTGACGATGAAGCTCCTGTTGTGAACGGAACCTCATTTGATGAGAACAGTTTCGCAGCACGGCTCATACAGAGAGGGAGCAATCCTGATGCACCAGACGCTAACG GTAACTGCCTCATGCAGAGAGCAGCTATCACAGGAAGTGAAGCGGCTGCTATCTTCCTGGCCACACATGGAGCTAAAGTTAATCACACTAACAAATGG ggTGAGACCCCCCTCCATACTGCTTGCCGTTGTGGCTTGGCGGGGCTAACAGCAGAGTTGCTCCAGCAGGGGGCGAATCCTAACCTGCAGACTGACAGCCCCCTGCCTGATGGAGTCGAGAAAAGCCAAGGAGTCTCCTTGCAAAGTCCGCTCCACCTGGCAATCATTCACAACCACCCAGATGTGGTGTCTGTCATATTAGAGCAGAAAG CCAATACACTACATGCCACCAACAATCTGCAGATCATCCCTGACTTCAGTTTGAAAGACTCGATGGATCAGACTGTTCTGGGTCTCGCACTCTGGACTG GTATGCACACTATCGCCGCACAGCTGCTGGGTTCTGGAGCAGCCATTAATGACACCATGTCTGATGGACAGACACTACTGCACATGGCCATAAAGAGACAGGACAGCAAGAGCGCCCTCTTCCTGCTGGAACACCAGGCTGACATCAACGTCAG GACCCAGGAGGGGCAGACGGCTTTACAGTTGGCCATCAGTAACCAGCTTCCTTTAGTAGTGGACGCCATCTGCACAAGAGGCGCAGACATGTCAGTGGTGGATGAGAAGGGTGATCCTCCGCTCTGGCTGGCTCTAGAAAATGGTTTGGAGGACATAGCTTCCACACTG GTCAGGCACGGGTGTGATGCAACCTGTTGGAGTTCAGGGCCTGGAGGTTGTCATCAAACTCTTCTCCACAGAGCCATCGATGAGAACAACGAGATCACTGCCTGCTTCCTTATACGCAG TGGCTGTGATGTGAACAGCCCGAGGAGGCCTGGTCCTAACGGTGAGGGAGATGAGGAGGCGAGAGACGGACAGAGCCCACTGCATCTGGCTGCGTCCTGGGGTCTGGAGGAGGTGGCGCAGTGCCTTTTGGAGTTCGGAGCCACTGTGAACGCACAG GATTCAGAGGGTCGTGCTCCCATCCATGTCGCCATCAGCAACCAGCAAAACGTCATCATCCAGCTACTCATCTCCCACCCAGAAATCCGGTTGAATATTCGAGACCGACAAGGCATGACACCATTTGCCTGTGCCATGACCCATAAGAACAATAAGGCTGCTGAAGCCATCCTAAAGAGAGAGCCTGGCGCTGCTGAACAG GTGGACAACAAAGGTCGCAACTTCCTGCATGTTGCCGTGCAGAACTCTGACATAGAGAGTGTGCTCTTTCTCATTAGTGTACAGGCCAACGTGAACTCCAGAGTGCAGGACAGTGCCAAACTTTCCCCTCTACACCTGGCCGTACAGGCGGGATCAGAGATCATTGTCAGAAATCTG CTTTTGGCTGGTGCTAAAGTAAACGAGTTGACCAAGCATCGTCAGACGGCGCTGCATCTCGCTGCACAACAGGATCTTTCCACAATCTGCTCTGTCCTGATCGAGAATGGCGTTGATTTCACTGCAGTAGATGAGAATGGAAACAATG cacttcatcTGGCCGTGATGCAGGGGCGTCTGAATAATGTGCGTGCTCTACTCACCGAGTCCAACATAGATGCAGAGGCCTATAATCTCAG AGGTCAATCCCCCATGCATGTCCTTGGCCAGTATGGGAAAGAGAACGCAGCAGCCATTTTTGAGCTGTTTTTGGAATGCATGCCTGAGTATCCCCTGGATAAACCCGACAATGAAGGGAACACAG TGCTTCTGTTGGCATACATAAAAGGAAACGCTAACCTGTGTCGTGCCATTGTGAGGGCTGGAGCTCGACTTGGTGTTACTAACAACCAGGGCATCAACATCTTCAACTATCAGGTTGCCACTAAGCAGCTTCTGTTCCGTCTACTAG ATATGCTATCCAAAGAGCCCCCGTGGTGTGATGGTTCAAACTGCTTTGAATGTATGACCAAATTTGGAGTCACCACCAGGAAACATCACTG cCGCCATTGTGGGCGTCTGCTCTGCCATAAGTGCTCTATAAAGGAGATCCCCATCATCAAATTTGACCTGAACAAACCTGTGCGTGTATGTGATGTCTGCTTTGATGTGTTGACATTGGGTGGTGTGTCCTAA
- the LOC128007853 gene encoding ubiquitin-conjugating enzyme E2 G1-like isoform X1, producing the protein MTEPQSALLLRRQLAELNKNPVEGFSAGLIDDNDLYRWEVLIIGPPDTLYEGGVFKAHLTFPKDYPLRPPKMKFITEIWHPNVDKNGDVCISILHEPGEDKYGYEKPEERWLPIHTVETIMISVISMLADPNGDSPANVDAAKEWREDRHGEFKRKVARCVRNSQETAFE; encoded by the exons ATGACGGAGCCCCAATCAGCACTGTTACTCAGAAGACAGCTAGCAG AACTGAATAAAAATCCTGTGGAAGGTTTCTCAGCCGGTTTGATAGATGATAATGACCTCTACAGATGGGAAGTGCTAATAATTGGTCCTCCTGATACACTCTA TGAGGGTGGTGTCTTTAAAGCCCATCTTACATTTCCCAAAGACTATCCCCTCAGGCCTCCTAAAATGAAGTTCATAACAGAAATATGGCATCCAAATG TTGACAAGAATGGAGATGTTTGTATTTCGATATTACACGAACCAGGGGAGGATAAATATGGCTATGAGAAACCAGAAGAGCGCTGGCTCCCTATCCACACTGTAGAGACCATCATGATTAGCGTCATCTCTATGCTAGCTGACCCCAATGGAGATTCCCCTGCCAACGTTGATGCAGCA AAAGAGTGGCGGGAAGACAGACATGGTGAATTCAAAAGAAAAGTTGCCCGCTGTGTAAGAAACAGCCAAGAGACGGCCTTCGAGTGA
- the LOC128007853 gene encoding ubiquitin-conjugating enzyme E2 G1-like isoform X2 yields the protein MCCKGVKLSRLQLNKNPVEGFSAGLIDDNDLYRWEVLIIGPPDTLYEGGVFKAHLTFPKDYPLRPPKMKFITEIWHPNVDKNGDVCISILHEPGEDKYGYEKPEERWLPIHTVETIMISVISMLADPNGDSPANVDAAKEWREDRHGEFKRKVARCVRNSQETAFE from the exons ATGTGTTGTAAAGGGGTCAAACTAAGCAGATTAC AACTGAATAAAAATCCTGTGGAAGGTTTCTCAGCCGGTTTGATAGATGATAATGACCTCTACAGATGGGAAGTGCTAATAATTGGTCCTCCTGATACACTCTA TGAGGGTGGTGTCTTTAAAGCCCATCTTACATTTCCCAAAGACTATCCCCTCAGGCCTCCTAAAATGAAGTTCATAACAGAAATATGGCATCCAAATG TTGACAAGAATGGAGATGTTTGTATTTCGATATTACACGAACCAGGGGAGGATAAATATGGCTATGAGAAACCAGAAGAGCGCTGGCTCCCTATCCACACTGTAGAGACCATCATGATTAGCGTCATCTCTATGCTAGCTGACCCCAATGGAGATTCCCCTGCCAACGTTGATGCAGCA AAAGAGTGGCGGGAAGACAGACATGGTGAATTCAAAAGAAAAGTTGCCCGCTGTGTAAGAAACAGCCAAGAGACGGCCTTCGAGTGA